A part of Thermococcus sp. JdF3 genomic DNA contains:
- a CDS encoding V-type ATP synthase subunit K (produces ATP from ADP in the presence of a proton gradient across the membrane; the K subunit is a nonenzymatic component which binds the dimeric form by interacting with the G and E subunits), with amino-acid sequence MDPIVYVSLGAALAAGLAGAASAFGVGIAGAAAAGVVAEDEKNFKNALILEGLPMTQSIYGLITLFLILMVSGILGGGFKFTDPTNMDNIVKSAILLGAGLVVGLTGLSAIPQGIIASAGIGAVAKNPKTFTQGIIFAAMAETMAIFGLVGALIMIVTGVGF; translated from the coding sequence ATGGACCCGATAGTTTACGTATCCCTTGGAGCCGCCCTTGCGGCCGGTCTCGCCGGAGCCGCTTCGGCCTTCGGTGTTGGTATAGCAGGTGCAGCAGCGGCAGGAGTCGTCGCCGAGGATGAGAAGAACTTCAAGAACGCCCTCATCCTTGAGGGTCTGCCAATGACCCAGAGTATATACGGCCTCATTACCCTGTTCCTCATCCTGATGGTCTCGGGAATCCTCGGTGGCGGCTTCAAGTTCACCGACCCGACCAACATGGACAACATCGTTAAGAGCGCCATACTCCTCGGTGCCGGTCTCGTGGTTGGCCTCACCGGCCTCTCGGCCATCCCGCAGGGTATCATCGCCAGCGCCGGTATCGGTGCCGTCGCCAAGAACCCGAAGACCTTCACCCAGGGAATCATCTTCGCCGCTATGGCCGAGACCATGGCCATCTTCGGTCTCGTCGGAGCCCTGATCATGATAGTTACCGGAGTCGGCTTCTGA
- a CDS encoding V-type ATP synthase subunit E → MDGAELIIQEINREAEQKIQYILSEAQKEAEQIREEARKRAEARAEWIMRKAQTQAEIEKQRIIANARLEVRKKRLAVQEELIQEVITALRERLAELPDEEYFPMLVDLAVQAVGELGSESVVVRSNERTLKLLSERADEFRKALGERLGREIEVSLGEPVGTIGGLVVETPDGAVRVDNTFEARIERFEGELRAEIAKALFG, encoded by the coding sequence ATGGATGGAGCAGAGCTGATCATTCAGGAGATAAACAGGGAAGCGGAGCAGAAGATACAGTACATCCTCAGTGAGGCCCAGAAGGAAGCGGAGCAGATCAGGGAGGAAGCGAGGAAGAGGGCCGAGGCCAGGGCAGAGTGGATAATGAGGAAGGCCCAGACTCAGGCAGAGATAGAGAAGCAGAGGATAATAGCCAACGCCCGCCTCGAGGTCAGGAAAAAGAGGCTCGCCGTTCAGGAGGAGCTCATCCAGGAGGTCATTACCGCGCTTCGTGAGAGGCTTGCGGAGCTTCCCGACGAGGAGTACTTCCCGATGCTCGTTGACCTTGCGGTTCAGGCGGTTGGGGAGCTCGGTTCCGAGAGCGTCGTCGTTCGCTCCAACGAGAGGACTCTGAAGCTCCTCTCAGAGAGGGCCGATGAGTTCAGAAAAGCCCTCGGCGAGAGGCTCGGCAGGGAGATTGAGGTGAGCCTCGGGGAGCCGGTCGGCACCATAGGCGGCCTCGTCGTTGAGACCCCCGACGGCGCCGTCAGGGTTGACAATACCTTCGAGGCCAGGATAGAGAGGTTTGAAGGCGAGCTCAGGGCGGAAATAGCCAAGGCTCTCTTCGGGTGA